One genomic segment of Bradyrhizobium prioriisuperbiae includes these proteins:
- a CDS encoding host attachment family protein — translation MTELKAYVPHNALVLVGDGQKALFLRNKGNAHQVQLAVERILEQDNPATREQGTDRPGRSNASVGAARSAMEEVDWHYIAKERFATEIAAALYRRAHANGFDTLVIIAPPKVLGHLRKAFHVEVTDRITGEFPKELTSHPISEIERLVAA, via the coding sequence ATGACGGAACTGAAAGCTTACGTCCCCCACAACGCTCTGGTCCTCGTTGGCGATGGCCAGAAGGCGCTTTTCCTGCGCAACAAAGGCAACGCCCATCAGGTCCAACTCGCCGTCGAGCGAATTCTCGAACAGGACAATCCGGCCACGCGCGAGCAGGGGACCGATCGTCCCGGGCGATCCAATGCAAGTGTCGGCGCCGCCCGCAGCGCCATGGAGGAAGTCGACTGGCACTACATCGCCAAGGAACGGTTCGCTACCGAGATCGCGGCCGCGCTTTATCGCCGGGCTCACGCCAATGGATTCGATACGCTCGTGATCATCGCTCCGCCCAAAGTGCTGGGCCACCTTCGCAAGGCATTCCATGTCGAAGTCACCGATCGCATCACCGGCGAGTTTCCCAAGGAATTGACGTCGCATCCGATCTCGGAGATCGAGAGGCTGGTCGCGGCTTAA
- a CDS encoding transglutaminase family protein: MKIRVGYEMIYDFPQPTPVIMVLGTHFSRASDVIVPDYLTTEPAVQILQYRDGFGNWCSRIMAPAGKMRLTADGIVRDSGQPDIVVAGATQHAVEDLPAETIVYLLGSRYCETDRLSDIAWKLFEKTPPGWKRVQAICDFVHKHIAFGYQHARATKTAWEAFNEGKGVCRDYAHLAIAFCRCMNIPARYCTGYLGDMGTPPPYAPGDFAGWFEAYIGGRWYTFDPRNNIPRIGRILIAQGRDAADVPITQTFGPNKLVRFKVWTDEIVPEAPRTPTMTAA; the protein is encoded by the coding sequence ATGAAGATCCGGGTCGGCTACGAGATGATCTACGACTTCCCGCAGCCCACCCCGGTGATCATGGTGCTGGGCACCCATTTCAGCCGGGCGTCAGATGTGATCGTGCCCGACTATCTGACCACCGAACCCGCGGTGCAGATCCTCCAATACCGCGACGGCTTCGGCAACTGGTGCAGCCGCATCATGGCGCCAGCCGGCAAAATGAGACTGACCGCCGACGGCATCGTTCGTGACAGCGGCCAGCCCGACATCGTGGTGGCCGGAGCAACCCAGCACGCGGTCGAGGACCTGCCGGCGGAGACCATCGTGTATCTGCTCGGCAGCCGCTATTGCGAGACCGACCGTCTCTCCGACATCGCCTGGAAGCTGTTCGAAAAGACGCCGCCGGGCTGGAAGCGCGTCCAGGCAATCTGCGATTTCGTTCACAAGCATATTGCATTCGGCTATCAGCACGCCCGCGCCACCAAGACGGCGTGGGAAGCCTTCAACGAGGGCAAGGGCGTGTGTCGCGACTACGCGCATCTGGCCATCGCCTTCTGCCGCTGCATGAACATTCCGGCCCGCTACTGCACCGGCTATCTCGGCGACATGGGCACGCCCCCGCCCTATGCCCCGGGCGATTTCGCCGGCTGGTTCGAAGCCTACATCGGCGGGCGCTGGTACACCTTCGATCCGCGCAACAACATTCCGCGGATCGGCCGCATCCTGATCGCCCAGGGCCGCGACGCGGCCGACGTGCCGATCACGCAAACGTTCGGGCCGAACAAGCTGGTCAGATTCAAGGTGTGGACCGACGAGATCGTGCCGGAGGCACCACGCACCCCCACCATGACAGCCGCCTGA
- a CDS encoding DUF4167 domain-containing protein, producing the protein MTNSNSRNSRPQNTRPTDSVGSSRSSATNPQNAQRNYERYLALARNEADRVVAENYLQHAEHYFRSMREMTT; encoded by the coding sequence ATGACCAATAGCAACTCGCGAAATTCCCGGCCGCAAAACACCCGCCCCACAGACTCCGTCGGGAGCTCCCGCTCCTCGGCAACCAATCCCCAGAACGCCCAGCGCAACTACGAGCGTTATCTGGCCCTCGCCCGCAACGAGGCAGACCGGGTCGTGGCGGAGAATTACCTCCAGCACGCCGAGCACTATTTCCGATCGATGCGAGAGATGACGACCTAA
- a CDS encoding DUF6428 family protein, translating into MPPAANPVSSCCSAPDLPSDISAEISTAVLLGTLAGHAGKALVFYYDGRDVKPSYHVTEVKSGRFHALDCGANPENWDETFIQLWDIVEESHGHMPVAKFLAIMRKVSNVMPFHPDAKLTFEVSDGVAPMQLYKADDIAMDTTTVRVRLNPRPSSCKPRDRWLEQQPSSCCVPRAG; encoded by the coding sequence ATGCCTCCCGCTGCCAACCCCGTTTCTTCATGTTGTTCCGCTCCAGACCTCCCGTCCGACATCTCCGCGGAAATTTCCACCGCGGTGCTGCTCGGCACGCTGGCCGGTCATGCCGGCAAGGCGCTGGTGTTTTACTATGACGGCCGCGACGTGAAGCCGAGCTATCACGTCACTGAAGTGAAGAGCGGGCGGTTTCATGCGCTGGACTGCGGCGCCAATCCCGAGAACTGGGACGAGACCTTCATCCAGCTCTGGGACATTGTCGAGGAGAGCCACGGCCATATGCCAGTCGCGAAATTCCTCGCCATCATGCGCAAGGTGAGCAACGTGATGCCGTTCCATCCGGACGCGAAGCTCACCTTCGAGGTGAGCGACGGCGTCGCGCCGATGCAGCTCTACAAGGCAGATGACATCGCGATGGACACAACCACCGTGCGGGTCCGTCTTAATCCGCGACCATCGAGCTGCAAGCCGCGCGACCGCTGGCTGGAACAGCAGCCGTCGTCCTGCTGCGTGCCGAGGGCCGGATAA
- a CDS encoding MBL fold metallo-hydrolase: MLPANAQTMAQSTAQVAPRASECLAMANTMPRVLPVSLRRTAAVTEEVTITYGGHSTYVIDTPGGVRIATDFSGHYVTGRLPDVVTMNRAHSTHYTRSPDPRIATVLRGWNDDGTPAHIDTRVGDVLIRNVTTDIRRYYSDDAGAAMIRDGNSIFVFEVAGLCIGHLGHLHHKLDESHFAAIGRLDIVMVPIDGTYTMSLDGISEITKRLRASVVLPMHRFMTPLDEFMRRIGQDFAVDVRTSRSLTMSRGALPGAPTVIILDGV, translated from the coding sequence ATGCTGCCGGCCAACGCACAGACAATGGCGCAAAGCACCGCGCAGGTCGCGCCGCGCGCCAGCGAATGTCTGGCCATGGCGAATACGATGCCGCGCGTGTTGCCGGTCAGCCTGCGGCGCACGGCAGCCGTTACCGAAGAGGTGACGATCACTTATGGCGGCCACTCCACCTATGTAATCGACACTCCCGGCGGGGTGCGGATCGCCACCGATTTCAGCGGCCACTATGTGACGGGACGGCTGCCCGACGTCGTCACCATGAACCGCGCCCACAGCACCCACTACACCCGCTCGCCCGACCCGCGCATCGCCACCGTGCTGCGTGGCTGGAACGACGACGGCACGCCGGCGCACATCGACACCCGGGTCGGCGACGTGCTGATCCGCAACGTCACCACCGACATCCGCCGCTACTACAGCGACGACGCGGGTGCTGCGATGATCCGGGACGGCAACTCGATCTTTGTGTTCGAGGTGGCCGGACTGTGCATCGGCCATCTCGGGCATCTGCATCACAAGCTGGATGAGAGCCATTTCGCCGCCATCGGCCGGCTCGACATCGTGATGGTGCCGATCGACGGCACCTACACCATGTCGCTCGACGGCATTTCCGAGATCACCAAGCGGCTGCGCGCCTCCGTGGTGCTGCCGATGCATCGCTTCATGACGCCGCTCGACGAATTCATGCGGCGGATCGGCCAGGATTTCGCGGTCGACGTCCGGACATCGCGCAGCCTGACCATGTCACGCGGGGCGCTGCCCGGCGCACCGACCGTGATCATTCTCGACGGCGTGTGA
- a CDS encoding transglutaminase family protein, with amino-acid sequence MTIFIVRHVTTYRYKRQVRLGRHQMMARPRDSFDQRLINFSLEVTPKPAEVKWLHDVFGNCVAQVDFDCVSDHLRFDCVIKLDHTPENAPDFRIEDYAREHPFSYHAEEAPDLAPYIQRGSADPDDHVGRWLDTFLMRGTKHPTGQVLMTLNEAISDGFSYSRRTAPGTQSPATTIELRRGTCRDFALLMIEAARTLGFAARFITGYIYVPDRDGPAVQGGGATHAWCQIYVPGSGWVEFDPTNGIVGNRDLIRVAVARVPGQAIPLFGTYWGERDDELGMDVEVNVKTAPAE; translated from the coding sequence ATGACCATCTTCATCGTCCGGCACGTGACGACCTATCGCTACAAGCGCCAGGTCCGGTTGGGCCGGCACCAGATGATGGCGCGCCCGCGGGACAGTTTCGACCAGCGGCTGATCAATTTCTCGCTCGAGGTCACGCCGAAGCCTGCCGAGGTGAAATGGCTTCACGACGTATTCGGGAACTGTGTCGCGCAGGTGGATTTCGACTGCGTCAGCGATCACCTGCGGTTCGATTGCGTCATCAAGCTGGATCATACGCCGGAAAACGCCCCGGATTTCCGGATCGAGGACTACGCAAGAGAGCATCCCTTCAGCTATCACGCGGAAGAGGCGCCGGACCTTGCGCCCTACATTCAGCGCGGCTCTGCCGATCCGGACGACCATGTCGGCCGCTGGCTGGACACGTTTCTGATGCGCGGCACCAAACACCCCACCGGCCAGGTGCTGATGACCCTCAACGAGGCGATCTCGGATGGCTTCTCGTATTCCCGCCGCACCGCGCCGGGAACGCAAAGTCCCGCCACCACGATCGAGCTCCGCAGAGGCACCTGCCGGGACTTCGCCCTGCTGATGATCGAAGCCGCACGCACGCTCGGTTTCGCCGCACGCTTCATCACCGGCTATATCTACGTGCCCGACCGCGACGGACCCGCAGTGCAGGGCGGCGGAGCGACCCATGCCTGGTGCCAGATCTATGTGCCCGGCTCCGGCTGGGTCGAGTTCGATCCGACCAACGGCATTGTCGGCAATCGCGACCTGATCCGCGTTGCGGTGGCGAGAGTTCCAGGCCAGGCCATCCCGCTGTTCGGCACCTATTGGGGCGAGCGCGACGACGAACTCGGGATGGACGTGGAGGTCAACGTCAAGACCGCGCCGGCCGAGTAG